A section of the Malania oleifera isolate guangnan ecotype guangnan chromosome 2, ASM2987363v1, whole genome shotgun sequence genome encodes:
- the LOC131149527 gene encoding uncharacterized protein LOC131149527, with the protein MVIPPPVRPPRITQFLKPYVLKMHFTNKYVNAQVVHSPTATVASSASSQEKVLRSSMGCTRDVAAAAKIGKILGERLLLKNIPAVSVFLKREQKYHGKIKAVVDSLREAGVKLL; encoded by the coding sequence ATGGTTATTCCTCCACCAGTCAGACCACCCAGAATCACACAGTTTCTGAAGCCCTATGTGCTGAAAATGCACTTTACGAACAAGTACGTGAATGCTCAAGTGGTCCACTCACCAACTGCCACGGTAGCCTCTTCTGCAAGCTCACAGGAGAAGGTCTTAAGGTCAAGCATGGGATGCACTCGCGATGTAGCCGCTGCTGCAAAAATTGGGAAGATATTGGGGGAGCGCCTGCTGCTAAAAAATATACCTGCTGTCTCTGTTTTCCTGAAGAGAGAACAGAAATATCATGGTAAGATAAAAGCTGTGGTTGATTCTTTGAGGGAAGCTGGTGTCAAACTGCTCTGA